The following are encoded in a window of Lichenicola cladoniae genomic DNA:
- the nagB gene encoding glucosamine-6-phosphate deaminase, with protein sequence MKIVVRPDAAAIAELVARLIADQLRARPRTTLGLATGRTMERIYIRLAALHRLERLDFSQVASFNLDEYIGLPASDPRSYRKYMDRFLFDHVDILPERTHVPDGMAPDHAAEGLRYESAIHDAGGIDLQLLGIGETGHIGFNEPLSAFASRTRAVTLAPHTRTQNAAMFGNDDNAVPPRAMTMGIATILDARQILLVATGIRKARMLALTVEGPMTAMISGTALQSHPNCLVLADEPAASQLTERAYYDHVARYDPEILALPG encoded by the coding sequence ATGAAGATCGTCGTCCGCCCCGATGCCGCCGCGATCGCCGAGCTCGTCGCGCGCTTGATCGCCGACCAGCTTCGCGCCCGGCCGCGCACCACCCTCGGCCTCGCCACCGGCCGTACGATGGAGCGCATCTATATCCGGCTCGCCGCCCTGCATCGGTTGGAACGGCTCGACTTCAGCCAGGTCGCCAGTTTCAATCTCGATGAATATATCGGTCTCCCGGCCAGCGACCCGCGCTCCTACCGCAAATACATGGACCGGTTCCTGTTCGACCATGTCGACATCCTTCCCGAACGCACCCACGTGCCCGACGGCATGGCCCCCGACCACGCGGCCGAGGGCCTGCGCTACGAAAGCGCAATCCACGATGCCGGCGGTATCGACCTGCAACTGCTCGGCATCGGCGAGACCGGCCATATCGGTTTCAACGAACCCCTGTCGGCATTCGCCTCGCGCACCCGCGCCGTCACCCTGGCGCCGCACACCCGCACGCAGAACGCCGCGATGTTCGGCAACGACGACAACGCCGTCCCTCCACGCGCGATGACCATGGGCATCGCCACCATCCTGGACGCACGACAGATCCTGCTGGTCGCAACCGGCATCCGCAAGGCGCGGATGCTGGCCCTCACCGTGGAGGGCCCGATGACGGCGATGATCAGCGGCACCGCCCTGCAATCGCACCCGAATTGCCTGGTCCTCGCCGACGAGCCCGCTGCATCCCAACTCACCGAGCGCGCCTACTACGATCACGTGGCCCGATACGACCCCGAGATCCTGGCGTTGCCCGGCTAG
- a CDS encoding winged helix-turn-helix transcriptional regulator: MHSVDIIEDTCRGGAVGQALADLARARPVLDKIADKWTVLILTVLCPKPSRFNQIKHRLGGITHKALADALKRLERNGLVTRTVLPTQPVGVEYAITPLGSSLRQPFEQLCGWALVHAGELEDAQLAYDRAKEAG, encoded by the coding sequence ATGCATAGCGTAGATATCATCGAGGATACCTGTCGCGGCGGTGCGGTCGGACAGGCGCTGGCCGACCTGGCTCGCGCTCGCCCGGTGCTGGACAAGATCGCCGACAAATGGACGGTCCTGATCCTGACGGTGCTATGTCCCAAACCGTCCCGCTTCAACCAGATCAAGCATCGGCTGGGTGGGATTACCCACAAGGCGCTCGCGGATGCGCTCAAGCGGCTGGAACGCAACGGGCTGGTGACGCGCACCGTGTTGCCGACCCAGCCGGTGGGCGTCGAATACGCGATCACGCCGCTTGGGAGTTCGTTGCGTCAGCCGTTCGAGCAGCTTTGCGGCTGGGCGCTGGTGCATGCCGGCGAGCTCGAGGACGCGCAGCTTGCCTATGATCGTGCGAAAGAGGCCGGCTGA
- a CDS encoding SDR family NAD(P)-dependent oxidoreductase, translating to MANMTNKVALVIGGASGIGLAIASRLASEGALVSLTGRRQADLDVAAATIGHGARPIVADAADPADIERAIAAVVTEHGRIDALVLNAAIAEPEALLSSTAQLFDRHFVLNVRGPLLAMRAAVPHMRAGSAVVVVGSTASELGNPPYGTYAATKAALRSYVRTWTLELAPLGIRVNVLSPGPTETPMLADVSDDIRAIILARVPLGRLARPEEIAAAALFLISDESSYMAGSDLQVDGGMGQV from the coding sequence ATGGCGAACATGACGAACAAGGTGGCCCTGGTGATCGGTGGCGCCAGCGGCATCGGCCTGGCCATCGCCAGCCGGCTGGCAAGCGAAGGGGCACTCGTGTCCCTGACCGGACGTCGCCAGGCCGACCTCGATGTCGCCGCCGCCACGATCGGGCACGGCGCCAGACCCATCGTCGCCGATGCAGCCGACCCCGCCGACATCGAGCGCGCGATCGCCGCAGTCGTTACCGAGCACGGCCGGATCGACGCCCTGGTCCTGAACGCCGCCATCGCGGAACCGGAAGCCCTCCTGTCTAGTACTGCGCAACTCTTCGACCGGCATTTCGTCCTGAACGTGCGCGGCCCGCTTCTCGCCATGCGAGCCGCTGTCCCGCACATGCGAGCGGGCAGTGCGGTCGTCGTCGTCGGGTCGACCGCGAGCGAGTTGGGCAATCCGCCCTACGGCACATACGCCGCGACCAAGGCAGCCTTGCGTTCCTATGTACGGACCTGGACCCTGGAGCTGGCGCCGCTCGGCATCCGCGTGAACGTCCTCAGCCCCGGTCCGACCGAGACGCCGATGCTGGCGGACGTGTCCGATGACATTCGCGCCATCATACTCGCAAGGGTTCCGCTCGGCCGGCTGGCCCGGCCGGAGGAGATCGCGGCGGCGGCACTGTTCCTGATAAGCGACGAGTCCAGCTACATGGCCGGTTCGGACCTGCAGGTCGACGGAGGCATGGGGCAAGTTTAG
- a CDS encoding copper homeostasis protein CutC, with amino-acid sequence MIGLEVCVDTIDGLRQAVAAGVARIELCGPLAVGGTTPPVGLVEAARGSTVPVYAMIRPRDGDFVFSPADEAAMLAEIRFVRMAGLAGVVLGASRADGTLDEAMLARLSMAANGLGRTLHRAFDLAPDPLAALETAIGLGFERVLTSGGAPRAVDGAVVLARLVRAAAGRIEIMAGSGITPDNVDGLVAACGVRAVHASCRSAVPADERLARFGFGGPGVATDGAVVRAMLARLADCPQPAPGGYAPEADRVGE; translated from the coding sequence ATGATCGGACTGGAAGTGTGCGTCGATACGATCGACGGGCTCCGGCAGGCGGTGGCGGCGGGTGTGGCGCGGATCGAGTTGTGCGGGCCGCTGGCGGTCGGCGGGACGACGCCGCCGGTGGGGCTGGTCGAGGCGGCGCGGGGCTCCACGGTGCCGGTCTATGCGATGATCCGGCCGCGCGATGGGGATTTCGTGTTCTCGCCGGCGGACGAAGCGGCGATGCTGGCGGAGATCCGGTTCGTGCGGATGGCCGGGCTGGCCGGGGTGGTGCTGGGGGCGTCGCGGGCGGACGGGACGCTGGACGAGGCGATGCTGGCGCGGCTGTCGATGGCGGCAAATGGGCTCGGGCGGACGCTGCACCGGGCGTTCGACCTGGCGCCCGATCCGCTGGCGGCGCTGGAGACGGCGATCGGGCTCGGGTTCGAGCGGGTGCTGACGTCGGGCGGGGCGCCGCGCGCGGTGGATGGCGCGGTGGTGCTGGCACGACTGGTGCGGGCGGCGGCGGGGCGGATCGAGATCATGGCGGGGTCCGGGATCACGCCGGACAACGTGGACGGGCTGGTGGCGGCATGCGGCGTGCGGGCGGTGCACGCGTCGTGCCGGAGCGCGGTGCCGGCGGATGAACGGCTGGCACGGTTCGGCTTCGGCGGGCCGGGGGTTGCGACCGATGGCGCGGTGGTGCGGGCGATGCTGGCGCGGCTGGCCGACTGCCCGCAGCCTGCTCCCGGAGGATATGCTCCGGAAGCAGATAGGGTGGGCGAATGA
- the msrA gene encoding peptide-methionine (S)-S-oxide reductase MsrA, whose amino-acid sequence MTEERAVLAGGCFWGVQDLVRRQPGVIRTRVGYAGGEVPNATYRNHGNHAESIEIIFDPAKTDFRTLLEFFFQIHDPTTLNRQGNDRGPGYRSAIFYTSDEQRRVAEDTIADVEASGLWPGKVVTEIAPAGPFWQAEPEHQDYLERLPNGYTCHFVRPGWKLPHRATAAA is encoded by the coding sequence ATGACCGAAGAACGTGCCGTTCTGGCAGGTGGCTGTTTCTGGGGCGTACAGGATCTGGTTCGCCGGCAGCCCGGCGTGATCCGCACCCGAGTCGGCTACGCCGGCGGCGAGGTGCCGAACGCGACCTATCGCAACCATGGCAACCACGCTGAATCCATCGAGATCATCTTCGATCCGGCCAAGACCGACTTCCGCACGCTGCTGGAGTTCTTCTTCCAGATCCACGACCCGACCACGCTCAACCGCCAGGGCAACGATCGCGGTCCCGGCTACCGGTCGGCGATCTTCTACACCAGCGACGAGCAGCGCCGCGTCGCCGAGGACACCATCGCCGACGTCGAGGCGTCCGGCCTGTGGCCCGGCAAGGTCGTGACCGAGATCGCCCCCGCCGGCCCGTTCTGGCAGGCCGAGCCCGAGCACCAGGATTATCTCGAGCGCCTGCCGAACGGCTACACCTGCCACTTCGTCAGGCCGGGCTGGAAGCTGCCGCACCGCGCGACGGCCGCCGCCTAG
- a CDS encoding acyltransferase family protein, with amino-acid sequence MLLAPGYVAFSRAFVGPGDAYKMHNLSWPGFVQSFLLVQTFTLAKLGEWNGPSWSLSAELLGYLMFPLMAFVLLRQKSALLLNVGAGLCLVALTAAMIAGHHANNNPTGIFGAVRMIFCFTAGMLAHRAIETGKSIGPRVGTMMTIGAIAFIAITLLVPRFATLEPFAFLILIVGLVQKAGPVDWLLRTRLFMWLGAISFSFYMVQETLFRIFLWAFEPALETVSVPVRYLAFGAMIASFLMIAWALNVVVEKPSHRFGREFTGRLRRRIAVVRSELVSVNAN; translated from the coding sequence GTGCTGCTGGCACCGGGCTATGTGGCGTTCTCGCGGGCGTTTGTCGGACCAGGGGATGCCTACAAGATGCACAACCTGTCCTGGCCAGGCTTCGTGCAGAGTTTCCTGCTGGTGCAGACGTTCACGTTGGCCAAGCTGGGCGAATGGAACGGGCCCTCGTGGTCGCTCAGCGCCGAACTGCTGGGCTACCTGATGTTCCCGCTGATGGCCTTCGTGCTGTTGCGGCAGAAGAGCGCGCTGCTGCTCAACGTGGGTGCAGGATTGTGCCTGGTGGCCCTGACGGCGGCGATGATAGCGGGACACCATGCCAACAATAACCCGACCGGCATCTTCGGGGCGGTGCGGATGATCTTCTGCTTTACCGCGGGCATGCTAGCGCATCGTGCGATCGAGACCGGCAAATCGATTGGCCCCCGGGTCGGCACCATGATGACGATCGGCGCGATCGCATTCATCGCGATCACGCTGCTGGTGCCGAGGTTCGCGACGCTGGAGCCGTTCGCGTTTCTCATCCTGATCGTCGGACTGGTTCAAAAGGCGGGCCCGGTGGACTGGCTCTTGCGCACTCGCCTGTTCATGTGGCTCGGCGCGATCTCGTTCTCGTTCTACATGGTGCAGGAGACGCTGTTCCGGATCTTCCTGTGGGCGTTCGAGCCTGCACTGGAGACGGTCTCGGTGCCGGTGCGCTACCTGGCATTCGGCGCGATGATTGCGAGCTTCCTGATGATCGCCTGGGCGTTGAACGTCGTGGTCGAAAAGCCGTCGCACCGCTTCGGCCGTGAGTTTACCGGCCGGCTCCGCAGGCGGATTGCCGTCGTCCGGTCTGAATTGGTCAGCGTCAACGCGAACTGA
- a CDS encoding sulfotransferase family protein — protein MKDPLWEATWAAVSPHLRESDLMLLPPGDWPPSVATRTYKNEIRIGRANVLILHKANLACLDKKTLRGIMRTWRFLYANEVFVCFRKEHLEIPKPQPIIEDRHACTLHEYLHSSFRKRIRNTVFFCHIPKTAGTSIWEFLSNRVVASIYYETFESFLANPPRPGEYDLVGGHVPLPLLAAHAGPDDRLVGIVRDPVLRFRSAFMHSRRQAEDPSTFSPVMQAMRDLPLRQFLETRDGHMELRQQLLMLGFDFARGYSAEMDEEVFQNGERALADKRCLFRTVGQVDAFAQDLADMLAIAAPSNTLGFRNVLDTGASTEALAEFDEAAPTVASGCDWDRKLYALVAARYPG, from the coding sequence ATGAAAGATCCTCTCTGGGAGGCGACCTGGGCAGCGGTAAGTCCGCATCTTCGTGAAAGCGACCTGATGCTTCTGCCGCCCGGGGATTGGCCGCCATCCGTGGCGACGCGCACCTACAAGAACGAGATCAGGATCGGCAGGGCGAACGTACTGATACTGCACAAGGCTAACCTGGCCTGCCTCGACAAGAAGACCTTGCGCGGGATCATGCGGACATGGCGGTTCCTGTACGCCAACGAGGTGTTCGTCTGCTTCCGGAAAGAGCATCTCGAGATTCCGAAGCCGCAACCGATCATCGAGGATCGGCATGCCTGCACGCTTCATGAATATCTGCACTCGTCCTTCCGGAAGAGAATCAGGAACACGGTGTTTTTCTGCCATATTCCGAAGACCGCCGGAACCTCGATCTGGGAGTTCCTGAGCAACAGGGTCGTCGCCAGTATCTACTACGAAACGTTCGAGAGCTTTCTCGCCAATCCGCCACGGCCGGGCGAATATGATCTTGTCGGTGGCCATGTGCCCTTGCCGCTCCTGGCCGCCCATGCCGGGCCGGACGATCGTCTGGTCGGGATTGTCCGTGACCCGGTGCTGCGGTTTCGCTCGGCGTTCATGCATAGCAGACGCCAGGCCGAGGACCCGTCGACCTTCTCGCCGGTCATGCAGGCCATGCGAGACCTGCCGCTCAGGCAGTTCCTCGAAACACGGGACGGACACATGGAGCTCAGGCAGCAGTTGCTGATGCTGGGGTTCGACTTCGCACGTGGCTACAGCGCCGAGATGGACGAGGAAGTGTTTCAAAACGGCGAACGGGCTCTTGCCGACAAGCGGTGCCTGTTCCGTACCGTTGGGCAGGTCGATGCCTTCGCGCAGGATCTTGCGGACATGCTGGCAATTGCCGCTCCGTCGAATACCCTGGGTTTCAGGAACGTGCTCGATACCGGCGCATCAACAGAGGCACTGGCCGAGTTCGACGAAGCGGCACCGACGGTCGCGAGCGGATGCGACTGGGACCGGAAGCTTTATGCTCTGGTTGCCGCTCGGTACCCTGGTTAG
- a CDS encoding DUF1501 domain-containing protein: MLYRRRFLSFAATGGGALWISPYMALASVATDRRFVFIIQRGAADGLDMVRPVGDPAYAALRGKLVGDPSASIRLDGMFALHPAMVELGRMYAQQQALFVHALASPYRDRSHFDGQNVLETGGTLPYQVKDGWLNRLAGLLPGPGSTAPAAIALAATVPMALRGAAPVTSYEPSGLPPVSDDLMARVSRLYDADPQLHALWSAALDAKGLAGGAMPGQDPASLGALAARFLTTPEGPRIAMIETAGWDTHSAQAPRLHARLAGLDTLLAALQRGLGAEWSRTVVLVATEFGRTAAVNGTGGTDHGTGTVAMLAGGAIKGGRVLADWPGLAPASLYQDRDLRPTLGLDAVIAGVVGEHLGLDPSRVRQELFRMTGQGHSTGSPVLGLVRI, translated from the coding sequence ATGCTGTATCGCCGCCGGTTCCTCTCCTTCGCCGCGACCGGCGGTGGCGCCCTGTGGATCAGCCCGTACATGGCGCTCGCTTCGGTGGCGACCGACCGGCGTTTCGTCTTCATCATCCAGCGCGGGGCGGCCGATGGGCTCGACATGGTGCGGCCGGTCGGCGATCCGGCCTATGCCGCCCTGCGCGGCAAGCTCGTCGGCGATCCGTCGGCTTCGATCCGGCTCGATGGCATGTTCGCGCTGCACCCGGCCATGGTCGAGCTCGGCCGGATGTATGCGCAGCAACAGGCGCTGTTCGTGCATGCGCTGGCCTCGCCGTATCGCGACCGCTCGCATTTCGACGGCCAGAACGTGCTCGAGACCGGAGGCACCCTGCCGTACCAGGTCAAGGATGGCTGGCTGAACCGACTGGCGGGGCTCCTGCCCGGCCCCGGTTCCACCGCACCGGCGGCAATCGCGCTGGCGGCGACAGTGCCGATGGCGCTGCGCGGCGCCGCTCCCGTCACCTCGTACGAGCCGTCGGGACTGCCGCCGGTTTCGGACGACCTGATGGCGCGGGTCTCGAGGCTCTACGACGCCGACCCGCAACTGCATGCGCTCTGGTCCGCGGCGCTGGATGCGAAGGGGCTGGCGGGCGGCGCGATGCCCGGCCAGGATCCGGCCAGTCTCGGAGCACTTGCGGCCCGGTTCCTGACCACGCCCGAGGGTCCGCGCATCGCGATGATCGAGACAGCGGGCTGGGATACCCACAGCGCCCAGGCGCCACGGCTGCATGCCCGTCTTGCGGGGCTGGATACGCTGCTCGCGGCGTTGCAGCGCGGCCTCGGCGCCGAATGGTCGCGGACGGTCGTGTTGGTGGCGACCGAGTTCGGCAGGACGGCCGCGGTCAACGGCACCGGCGGCACCGATCATGGTACCGGGACGGTGGCGATGCTGGCGGGCGGCGCGATCAAGGGCGGCCGGGTGCTGGCCGACTGGCCCGGGCTGGCTCCCGCGTCGCTCTACCAGGATCGCGACCTGCGACCCACCCTGGGGCTCGATGCGGTGATCGCGGGTGTCGTCGGCGAGCATCTTGGCCTCGATCCGTCGCGGGTGCGGCAGGAGCTGTTCCGCATGACGGGCCAGGGCCATTCCACCGGCAGCCCGGTGCTTGGTCTCGTCAGGATCTGA
- a CDS encoding DUF1800 domain-containing protein, producing the protein MCLPSVSLPLIAQSAMNTQISPIAIALNRFGLGARSDETLPVDPRGWLLGQFDRFMPQQASFATLPDAGSILQRYDLHRKADRAAMDAGGAGDPAAVQKAARQQFTHDAHALYHDAVQARMQTMLVNRAPFIERMVVFWSNHFCVSADNPPVAALAGAFERDAIRPHVLGRFSDMLLAVEQHPAMLIYLNQRGSIGPDSKAALHVEQRDHARRPGLNENLGREIMELHTMGVRSGYTQADVTEFARALTGWTIDPGGADPDAFVFRPARHEPGVRTIMGIEYDEPGAGQAEAALRDFARHPATASHISTALARHFTGDVPPPALVGRLAATFNATRGDLPSLYRTLIDSPEPWAPVALRFKSPWDWTVSALRGFGADNANAFQVAPLLAKLGQPVWKPGSPAGWDDTDATWAAPASLLQRVELAGRFAAPIGQRLDARTLAPRLLPGALSPETATEITRAESPTAALALLLVSPDFLRR; encoded by the coding sequence GTGTGCCTACCATCCGTATCGCTGCCGCTGATCGCGCAGTCCGCGATGAACACGCAGATATCGCCGATCGCGATCGCGCTGAACCGGTTCGGTCTCGGTGCCCGATCCGACGAGACGCTGCCGGTCGATCCTCGCGGGTGGCTGCTCGGCCAGTTCGATCGCTTCATGCCGCAGCAGGCATCGTTTGCAACGCTGCCCGATGCGGGATCCATCCTGCAACGGTACGACCTGCATCGGAAGGCGGACCGTGCGGCGATGGATGCCGGTGGCGCAGGAGATCCGGCAGCAGTGCAAAAGGCTGCGCGACAACAATTCACCCATGATGCGCACGCTTTGTATCACGACGCGGTTCAGGCGCGGATGCAGACCATGCTGGTCAACCGTGCCCCATTCATCGAACGGATGGTTGTGTTCTGGTCCAACCATTTCTGTGTGTCGGCGGACAACCCGCCGGTTGCCGCCCTTGCCGGCGCCTTCGAGCGCGACGCGATCAGACCGCATGTGCTTGGGCGCTTCTCCGACATGCTGCTTGCCGTGGAGCAGCACCCGGCGATGCTGATCTACCTGAACCAGCGTGGATCGATCGGGCCGGACAGCAAGGCGGCCCTGCACGTCGAGCAACGCGACCATGCCCGCCGCCCCGGCCTGAACGAGAATCTCGGGCGCGAGATCATGGAGTTGCACACGATGGGCGTGCGATCCGGCTACACCCAGGCCGACGTCACCGAGTTCGCCCGCGCGCTCACCGGATGGACGATCGACCCCGGTGGCGCCGACCCGGACGCCTTCGTCTTCCGTCCCGCGCGTCACGAACCCGGCGTGCGGACCATCATGGGGATCGAGTACGACGAGCCCGGTGCGGGACAGGCGGAGGCTGCGCTGCGGGATTTCGCCAGGCATCCGGCGACCGCGAGCCACATCTCGACAGCGCTCGCGAGGCATTTCACCGGCGACGTGCCGCCACCCGCACTCGTCGGACGCCTCGCCGCGACGTTCAACGCGACCAGGGGCGACCTGCCCAGCCTCTACCGCACCCTGATCGACTCGCCCGAGCCGTGGGCACCGGTCGCGCTCAGGTTCAAGAGCCCATGGGACTGGACCGTGTCGGCGCTGCGCGGGTTCGGGGCGGACAATGCGAACGCGTTCCAGGTCGCGCCCCTGCTGGCGAAGCTCGGCCAGCCGGTCTGGAAACCGGGTTCGCCGGCCGGATGGGACGACACCGACGCGACCTGGGCGGCACCCGCCTCGCTGCTGCAGCGGGTCGAGCTTGCCGGCCGTTTCGCCGCGCCGATCGGGCAACGGCTCGACGCCCGGACCCTGGCGCCGCGCCTGTTGCCGGGTGCGCTGTCGCCGGAAACCGCGACCGAGATCACTCGCGCCGAAAGCCCGACCGCCGCACTCGCCCTGCTGCTCGTTTCGCCGGATTTCCTGAGAAGGTGA
- a CDS encoding periplasmic heavy metal sensor, whose amino-acid sequence MTDRRLTRLLGASAILNVFAAGVIGGGLLMLSHQGIGHRIDPAHRPITEAGATLPAPDRGRFAHIMRQTVRDNRELPRIARENRQAAAALFMQPDFDAVAVNAALARARDADLALRTRLETEAVNFAATLPLDERALLAAGLAHGGPLHHPKHPVAAPK is encoded by the coding sequence GTGACGGACCGCCGCCTCACCCGGTTGCTTGGCGCATCGGCAATCCTCAACGTGTTCGCCGCCGGTGTGATCGGCGGCGGCCTGCTCATGCTGTCGCACCAGGGCATTGGGCATCGCATCGACCCGGCGCATCGCCCGATCACCGAGGCGGGCGCGACGCTGCCGGCTCCGGATCGCGGCCGTTTCGCGCACATCATGCGCCAGACGGTGCGCGACAATCGGGAGCTGCCGCGGATTGCGCGCGAAAATCGCCAGGCGGCGGCGGCGTTGTTCATGCAGCCGGATTTCGACGCCGTTGCGGTGAATGCCGCCCTGGCCCGCGCACGGGACGCCGATCTGGCGCTGCGCACCCGCCTGGAGACCGAGGCGGTAAATTTTGCGGCGACGTTGCCGCTCGACGAACGCGCGCTGCTGGCCGCCGGCCTCGCGCATGGCGGACCGCTGCATCATCCGAAACACCCGGTCGCAGCGCCGAAATAA
- a CDS encoding RNA polymerase sigma factor: MSTAPPSTGAQAGPLEDPDAALLARVAQGEEAAMRILVAAKLPRIHALALRQLGRNAEADDIAQDAFLRVWRQARKWRPGPARFDTWLHRVVLNLCTDRLRRRREISVAEPPEQVDPVPGADRRIESQEMTQQVQAALARLPPRQREAIVLHTYQDMSNIEIARILHISVEALESLLSRARRALRSSLLEIGIEGSGL; this comes from the coding sequence ATGTCGACCGCACCGCCGTCGACCGGCGCACAGGCCGGGCCGCTGGAAGACCCGGATGCGGCACTGCTGGCGCGGGTGGCGCAGGGAGAGGAGGCAGCGATGCGGATCCTGGTTGCGGCCAAGCTGCCGCGGATCCACGCGCTCGCGTTGCGGCAACTGGGCCGTAACGCCGAGGCCGACGACATTGCCCAGGACGCGTTCCTGCGCGTCTGGCGCCAGGCCCGGAAGTGGCGGCCGGGGCCGGCACGGTTCGATACCTGGCTGCACCGGGTGGTGCTCAACCTCTGCACGGACCGGTTGCGCAGGCGGCGCGAGATCTCGGTTGCGGAACCGCCGGAACAGGTCGATCCGGTGCCAGGCGCGGACCGGCGGATCGAGAGCCAGGAGATGACGCAGCAGGTGCAGGCGGCGCTCGCCAGGCTGCCGCCACGGCAGCGGGAGGCGATTGTGCTGCACACCTACCAAGACATGTCGAACATCGAGATCGCCCGCATCCTCCATATCAGTGTCGAAGCGCTGGAGAGCCTGCTGTCACGGGCCAGGCGAGCCCTGCGGTCGTCACTCCTGGAGATCGGGATCGAGGGGAGTGGGTTATGA
- a CDS encoding SphA family protein, with product MAYWEEDMVASTYRAGAAERMRRFRRSIDVPMRSRSPRGAFFAILFALAIQLPWATCAQARERGQGALYNPGVSIGLPTGMNPPEGFLATSSLNFYSADNTLAVPNSRAPSTSINVTSEAPRFFWTMPWKVFGATEMMWMAQPYVWLSVKSPSGTTKVSGFGNTLLEPINLSWNLHHHLHGSIELGVYVPDGDFPKGAAAHIGNDFYTFQQEASLTYLANSYSATAHFLYNTNTASAGTHYRSGDQAFLELYATKTFNRFSIGPVAYMSKQVTADNQFDKIVASASKPQQIAVGGIAAYNFGRVSLQVYVTQDVEARYGGSTGTRVWTRLAIPFSSHNRSATRYTAP from the coding sequence ATGGCGTATTGGGAGGAAGACATGGTGGCGAGCACGTATCGTGCAGGCGCAGCCGAGCGTATGCGCAGGTTTCGTCGATCGATCGACGTCCCGATGAGGTCGCGATCTCCCCGGGGCGCCTTTTTTGCGATCCTTTTCGCCCTTGCGATCCAGCTTCCTTGGGCGACGTGTGCACAGGCCCGGGAACGTGGCCAAGGCGCCCTGTACAACCCAGGAGTTTCGATCGGCCTACCCACGGGAATGAACCCGCCGGAGGGGTTTTTGGCGACCAGTTCGCTCAACTTTTACTCTGCCGACAATACACTGGCAGTGCCTAATTCCCGCGCCCCGTCGACCAGCATCAACGTCACATCCGAAGCGCCGCGCTTCTTTTGGACCATGCCTTGGAAAGTATTTGGCGCGACCGAGATGATGTGGATGGCCCAGCCCTATGTCTGGCTGTCAGTCAAGTCGCCTTCCGGAACAACAAAAGTGTCCGGGTTCGGCAATACATTGCTGGAACCAATTAACCTATCGTGGAACCTGCACCACCATCTACATGGTTCTATTGAGCTCGGCGTGTACGTGCCTGACGGCGACTTCCCAAAAGGCGCGGCTGCCCACATCGGCAACGACTTCTACACGTTCCAGCAGGAAGCTTCTCTCACCTATCTCGCCAATAGCTACAGCGCCACCGCACACTTCCTTTACAACACCAATACAGCGAGTGCGGGAACGCATTACAGATCCGGTGATCAAGCCTTCCTGGAGTTGTACGCCACCAAGACCTTCAATCGATTCTCGATCGGGCCAGTCGCTTACATGTCCAAGCAGGTCACCGCCGACAATCAGTTCGACAAGATCGTGGCAAGCGCCAGTAAGCCACAACAGATCGCTGTCGGCGGGATCGCCGCCTACAATTTCGGCAGAGTTTCGCTGCAGGTCTACGTCACCCAGGACGTGGAAGCTCGCTATGGCGGCAGCACAGGGACCCGCGTCTGGACCCGTCTGGCAATACCTTTCTCCTCTCACAACAGGTCGGCAACACGCTACACAGCTCCGTGA